The Salvelinus alpinus chromosome 29, SLU_Salpinus.1, whole genome shotgun sequence region TGATAGCTAAGAACATTGTttttttcaccttttatttaaccaggtaggctagttgagaacaagttctcatttgcaactgcgacctggccaagataaagcaaagcagttagacacatacaacaacacagtgttacacatggaataaacaaacatacagtcaataatacagtacaaaaaatctatatacagtgtgtgcaaatgaggtaagataagagaggtaaggcaataaataggccatggtggcgaagtaattacaatatagcaattaaacactggaatggtagatctgcagaagatgaatgtgcaagttgagatactggggggcaaaggagcaagataaataaataaatacagtatggggatgaggtagatggatgggctatttacagatgttcaggtgcagtgatctgtgagctgctctgacagctggtgcttaaagctagtgagggaggtaagagtctcttcagagatttttgcagttcgttccagtcattggcagcagagaactggaaggagaggcggccaaaagaggaattggctttgggggtgactagtgagatatagctgctggagcgcgtgctacgggtgggtgctgctatggtgaccagtgagctgagataaggtggggctttacctagcagagacttgtagatgacctggagccagtgggtctggcgacgagtatgaagcgagggccagccaacgagatcatacaggtcgcagtggtgggtagtatatggggctttggtgacaaaacggatggcactgtgatagactgcatccaatttgttgagtagagtgttggaggctattttgtaaatgacattgcagaagtcgaggatcggtaggagggtcagttttacgagggtatgtttggcagcatgagtgaaggatgctttgttgcaaaataggaagccgattctagatttaattttggattggagatatttaatgtgagtctggaaggagagtttacagtctaaccagacacctaggtatttgtagttgtccacatattctaagtcagaaccgtccagagtagtgatgctggacgggtgggcaggtgcgggcagcgatcggttgaagagcatgcatttagttttaattgcatttaagagcagttggaggccacggaaggagagttgtatggcattgaagctcatctggaggttagttaacacagtgtccaaagaagggccagaagtatactgaatggtgtcgtctgcgtagaggtggatcagagaatcaccagcagcaagagcgacatcattgatgtatacagagaagagagtcggcctgagaattgaaccctgtggcactcccatagagactgccagaggtctggacagcaggccctccgatttgacaccctgaactctatcagagaagtcgttggtgaaccaggcgaggcaatcatttgagaaaccaaggccaggttgacaaagttccagtgaatctttctgcttttcatcggcaggttttcttgtcatggtccttaatttataagcataatttttctccacacagatattatatatggaataattgggacatattgtataaaaatacttctttatttttagaatattggttccgaaataatatccgactggtgagccaactggtaaattCAGAGGGTCTTTTACTTAGTTATAAGGAATTattatcactttacaaggtcccCGTAACATCTAAAGATATTGCAATTATTTTAGATGCCATTCtctcaggtgttgctttattattcaggaacgtgtcaagacctgaccctcagagcctaccttccatcaaccctgttgactcatcagtaggaaagatgtgttcctcttttggtccattcaacaacagagcgatacgaaccttgtttcagcaagatgttgtatctataccttatgtcatgccttattggaccggatttattgataatatctgttggaaaaaagtttggatgttgccacacacatacctacttgttaacaaaattaaggaagtttaaTAAAAAATTATTCATAGACATGGGATCAAAGTGCCGAAATGTACATTTTTTTGTATATTATAATTATCTTCAGTTCATATTTGTTTGCTTTGTAAATACATTTGGATTAATAAGAGATTAAAAATAAACTGTTTTTAAACAGAGTTTTTTCTGATAATTATGTTCGTGtcatttaactagctagctacagcaaCCATACAACAATCGATGTTTCCGGCGAACACGTTTGCGTACGGAGCTACCGGAAGTGGTCCGTCTAGGAATTACTTCCTCCATATAgccaattcttttttttttttactctgatACAGCTTCTTGCCGAACATCCAACGACAACGAGTCTGTTAAGTGTTGCAAAAACAGGGTGGTTGTTGTTCCTAAAACAACGTTAACGTTTGTTGACGGCTGGCGCGACCTCAATACCGCCAAACTAACATCATCAGGATGGCGGAGGCGCCAGGTACTTCTAACGAGACCATAACGGAGACCATTCAAGTAGAAACGCCCCAGCAGGTAAGCAAGCTGTAGAAACCCAAATAATTAGCTAAGTAGTAGATACAGGAACATAACGAATAGACTGTTTGGAATCGAGTCCAATATGCATGCAGAGGCCGCAGTAGATTGgagcaaactagctagctacctagttacAATAACTAAAGTAATCAATTATTAGCTAAAGCCAGCAATTCCATGGTAACGCGACATTTATGCAGAGGCatagatttttcactttaaaacgTATGCCAAACAAAAGTAATTGATTTCAAAGTATAACAAGCCATAGAACTttatgcacaatgactactttgaACCATTTACACAGTAAATAAATCATTTACTGGAAAAACTGTGCAAATGCAAAGTTTAATAACTAACAGAAAGACGTTCAAATCTTCGCTCGGTTTTTATTATGTTGTCAAACTttgtatctgcacagttcttcatGTGAATGTTTTGGTAAAATTAATTGTGAAAATTGTTCAAAATAGTAATTGTGCATAGAGGTCTATGGTTTGTTCAActttgaaataaaaaaaatctgagtcttggcgtaattccgttaccatggaattgcccctTACTAACTAGTTCATAGTGGTGAAATGATTTGATCCTAGCTGTGAAGTGTAGCACTTGCCAGTTGTACCAGCCCATCAACTAACTAGCAGATGTGATGTTGACTGGCTACATGACCTTGTTGACAAGAGAAACACCGTATGCCTGTATAAAGGTGAAGCTTAAACAGTCTCCTGTTTGTGTCTCTCAGGAGGGACGTAGCCTGACCATCAAGCTGAGGAAGAGAAAGACTGACAAGAAGGTGGAGTGGTCCAGCGACACAGTGGACAACGAGCATATGGGAAGGAGGTCCTCCAAGTGTGAGTATTTATTTCACACCTCCCTCTGTTTCTAGCTGTTTAGATGCACTTCTCTGTTATCTCTCGCTCTAAAATATATGCATGCAATTGTAGGTATTATTGATGACTGAGTATTTGACACCTTCACAGGTTGCTGCGTCTACGAGAAACCCAAACAGTTCGGAGAGTCCTCCTCTGAAAGCGAGGGAGATGACGAAGGCTGTGGAAGTGCACACTGCATTCTAGGACATGGGAAAGACAGGCATGGACAcagtggagggggtggggggaactCTGGAGGATCACATGCCCATTAAGAGTGGAGACTGGGGGTTACGACACATACTGCTACACACACGGTCTCATTTAGTTTAGTCACTGCAGTACTGGGAGGAAAAAGGATAGATAAAgattagaagagagagagaacaaaggaaagAAGACAACCTATACACAACCTGTTTGATAAGAAAACGGGGTGCTGTTGAGAGTTCATTGTATATATTACAATCATTTTTCTTTTTATAAAGAGTACTTTTCCTTATTTGTCTAAATACTTGATTTTACTTATGTTGCAGTATCTTAGCCTGTGTGCCAGACAGTGTTCCTGCTTGTCAAACAAGGATTTGGAAAGATGATGATGTAACTTAGTAAAGAGCTGAAATAGTCTGGTACCCAGACTACTACTAGGGAGCGAGTTCCAAACAGCAGCCtatccagggctctccaaccctgttcctggagagctaccatcctgtaggtttttgtagcgggttgataagctgaatcaggttagttacaactggggttggagtgaacctacaggagggtagctctccaggaacagggtgggAGAGCCCTCTTCCCTATAgagggccctggtcgaaagtatTGCACTTTAAAGGGAAGAGACTGCCATTTGGTTCGTAACCTCTTTTATCTCTACTTCAAAGTAATGAGTACTCCATGAATACTTAAACAGCAAACAGTCTTATTTTATGGACACAATGTTGTACAGACAAACAGTAGTCTGTCGGTAACATTAAAGAAGTTTAGGGGAGTATTTAGGACACTGTTTTAAGGAAAAGCTAGTCttgtttttttcttattttcaTGTAACATTGCTGACATTACCTTTTTAGTTGAGGAGTGCAGTGAAAATGTGTTGATGAACAATCCTCTCCCTGCCCTTTACAACCCTCAGAAGTGTTGAGTACATTAGTCTCAGCACTTCAAATAAGAATAGAATTGTTGGCAGATTGCCTTAAATTCTGAGATGTTGTAAAGATTTGTCCTTTTGTATTGGTGAGGTTGAGGTGAGAGAATGTCAACATACCAATAATTAGAAAAATCTTAAAAACCATGCGTATGCAACAAATTATATACACTGAGCTACAAAAGTATTGGGGCGgtgacacatttttgttgttttggctccaCTCCAGCACTTAGAATTTGAAATGACACAATGACTACGAGGTGAAAGTGCGCACTTCCGGCTTTAATTAGAAAGTGTTTTCATTCATATCGGgtaaaccgtttagaaattacaacacCTTTTGTACATAGTCCTGCCATTTTAGGGGACCATCCGTATTGGGATAGATTCACTtaagtgtattaaagtagtataaagttaagtatttggtcccatattcatagcacgcaatgactacatcaagcttgtgaataCAAATTTGATGGATTCATTTGCTGtttggttgtttcagattattttgtgcccaatagaaattaatggtaaataatgtattgtcattttggagtcaaataatatatgtttctgaacacttctacattaatgtggatgctaccataatTATGGATAAtcttgaatgaatcgtgaataataatacgtgagaaagttagacgcacatgTCATATCCCCCGCCCCCCctaaaaatgctaacctcccgttATTGTAatagtgagaggttagcatgtcttggggttatgatataaaatgctaaccatccctgttattgtaatagtaagaggttagcatgtcttgggggtatgatataaaatgctaacctcctctgttattgtaatAGTGAGAGGTTagtgtcttgggggtatgacatttgtgtgtctgtaaccctcaaattaaagctgacagtctgcactttaacctcatagtctatGCATCATTTTACATCccaagtgctggagtacagagccaaagaACAgttgtgtcactgtcccaatacttttgtagTTCACTGTATATCCTTTAATTCATTATCCCCTCTGAGAATGAATGCACCAGGGCAACATTGGCAGTAACTTCAGCTGCATGCTGGTTGGTTatgaagggggaaaaaatgcCATTTTAAAATCAGTCTTATATTTGCATCATACTTATTGCACTGTGATCTGCTGTGATCGGCAGAGAAGATAATTTTTGTTTCAATGAGAGGAGATAAATGCCATTTATTTAGTGCTGCTGTGTACTTTCCGTACTACACTGAACATAAAGTGGGACAAAATGTAGTATACCGCAGTCCAGATCATGCAGTTGAACTGAAGACATGGGAGAAAGAGAGTTTCTGAAGGGATAGGGAGAAGGTGCATGATGAATTACTGGCCCAAGCTGTGTTCACGAGTGTCTCAACTGACCAAATGTCACTGGCCATTTCCCAATTGTattctcctcgtctccttctcaaaacccaatCGGAGGAGACGGTTAGAAGGggcgggacctctggctttctcatccaatggattttgagaaggagagagggcgtgaaggagtatgcaattgagaaaaGGCCAGTGTCTAGGGCTTCATCCTCTGTGGTTCCAAACACCATTGTACTACTTAAACTGTACTTGATCTGTGACAACATACACTATGTATAATGGACTACATCCAGTTTCACCATACGTCACCATTTTCTATTACGGATACACACATACAATGTTCCTGTACTGGTAAAGCACCTTTCTGTACATAAAATACATCATATGAGATCAGATGTAATGTGAATAAAAGATTAAATCACTTTGTCCAAGTGTGTTACATGAGTTGAACTTGAGATGTATGTGTATGTCATAGCACAAAGAAAGATTCTTCAAGGCTGCATGGAAATTAAAATATTGGTTTATTATATTAGTTCTGGACCTCCATCTCCCAACAATCTCTCCTACAACACTGAGATAGTTCAggccaggggtgtattcactaggaaccaaacgtaAGCAAACAGGCCAAAAGgggggggggaccaggatgaatatgtatgaactttccaatttgtaagtcgctctggataagagcgtctgctaaatgacttaaatgtaaaaaatgtaaatgagaCTACCAGAACTAATTTCCGTTGCACAATGTTTTTCTACAGTGCGCTAATGAATAAACCCCTGGATCTCCCATCAACCCCACCTACAAGGCCGTTCAGGTTTCCAGGACTGTACCGTAGTTACCTCATCTCACTGTAGGTCAACACAGAGGGATACTGAATTAGTGGTTTGTGGCCATGGAGACTAGATAGAAATAAGTCAAATGACCA contains the following coding sequences:
- the LOC139559111 gene encoding E3 ubiquitin-protein ligase PPP1R11-like → MAEAPGTSNETITETIQVETPQQEGRSLTIKLRKRKTDKKVEWSSDTVDNEHMGRRSSKCCCVYEKPKQFGESSSESEGDDEGCGSAHCILGHGKDRHGHSGGGGGNSGGSHAH